A stretch of the Medicago truncatula cultivar Jemalong A17 chromosome 5, MtrunA17r5.0-ANR, whole genome shotgun sequence genome encodes the following:
- the LOC11437052 gene encoding ubiquitin carboxyl-terminal hydrolase 12 isoform X3, protein MGGSKYERRTSLTAPGIQSYTWRTERFSRVRATVLYSDVFEAGGYKWRAIIHPRGNNTDYLSIYLCTADSASLPDGWSSYVEFTLKVVNQIEYKYSVTKVAKHKFTKLISDWGHKNVIPLGILFDPSRGYLVNDTLVVEIEVTYSEDEKDTAAHLRNGIMQERLKKDWEVKKLKNKEKEDAQLYTIIKVIRDEDLAEQIGKDIYFNLVDHGKVRSFCVQKQTSFNVFKEEVAKEFGIPARFQRFWLWAKRLNHTYRPFRPLTYIEEAAPVGQFRDVFGIHIAELELFLEVERGPDLRPIAPLKKRKDDILLFFKLYDPERMELRYVGRLLVNCTDKPSQILTKLNKLAGYDPDEEIELYEEVFEPNVKCLPVDMKLTFQESELENGDIICFQKDSSMDIVKQIPFRDVCSYLEYVHKRYPYVASSFEYVHNRQVPFCHPGIEFEDEDSSEEDSEDEDSSEEQNENITAEASHYEGTSKANASKPTKLS, encoded by the exons ATGGGAGGTAGCAAATATGAGAGGAGAACTTCTCTTACAGCTCCAGGTATTCAATCTTATACATGGAGAACTGAAAGATTTTCTCGTGTGAGAGCGACAGTACTCTATTCAGATGTATTTGAAGCTGGGGGCTATAAATG GCGTGCAATAATTCACCCAAGAGGGAACAATACGGACTATTTGTCCATCTATCTGTGTACTGCAGATTCAGCTAGTCTGCCCGACGGTTGGAGCTCATATGTAGAGTTTACTTTGAAAGTAGTTAATCAAATCGAGTATAAGTACTCTGTGACAAAAG TTGCGAAGCACAAATTCACTAAACTAATAAGTGATTGGGGTCACAAGAACGTCATACCTCTTGGTATATTGTTTGATCCTTCAAGAGGGTATCTAGTGAATGATACTCTTGTAGTTGAAATTGAAGTAACATACAGTGAGGATGAGAAAGACACTGCTGCGCATTTAAGG AACGGAATTATGCAGGAGAGGTTGAAGAAAGACTGGGaagtaaaaaaactcaaaaataaagaaaaggaagaTGCTCAACTCTACACTATTATAAAG GTGATACGAGATGAAGACCTTGCAGAACAGATTGGAAAggatatatattttaatcttgTAGACCATGGGAAAGTGAGGAGTTTCTGTGTTCAAAAGCAGACATCATTTAACGTTTTCAAG GAAGAGGTTGCCAAAGAGTTCGGCATACCGGCTCGATTCCAGCGCTTTTGGCTATGGGCAAAGCGTCTAAACCATACATATCGTCCATTTCGGCCATTGACATACATTGAGGAAGCAGCACCT GTCGGGCAATTTAGAGACGTATTTGGTATTCACATAGCAGAATTAGAATTGTTTTTGGAAGTGGAGCGTGGGCCG GATTTACGCCCCATTGCACCACTCAAGAAGAGAAAGGAtgatatattactttttttcaagTTATATGATCCTGAAAGAATGGAGCTACG TTATGTTGGAAGGCTCCTTGTAAACTGTACTGATAAGCCATCACAAATCTTAACAAAGTTAAATAAATTGGCTGGTTATGATCCTGATGAAGAGATTGAACTATACGAG GAAGTGTTTGAACCAAATGTCAAGTGTCTGCCTGTTGACATGAAATTAACATTTCAAGAAAGCGAG TTAGAAAATGGTGATATTATATGCTTTCAGAAAGACTCATCTATGGATATTGTGAAACAAATCCCCTTTCGTGATGTGTGTTCATACTTGGAATATGTGCACAAGCGTTATCCTTATGTGGCTTCATCCTTCGAATATGTGCACAATCGCCAG GTTCCTTTTTGTCACCCAGGCATAgaatttgaagatgaagattcatcggaaGAGGAttctgaagatgaagattcatcggaaGAGCAAAACGAAAACATAACAGCTGAGGCCTCGCATTACGAAGGTACCAGCAAAGCCAACGCTTCAAAACCAACTAAACTTTCTTGA